The Oncorhynchus keta strain PuntledgeMale-10-30-2019 chromosome 28, Oket_V2, whole genome shotgun sequence DNA segment GATGACTGTGTTGGCGAAGTCAGTCAGTTCCACAAAGTCAGAGGTGATGATGTTAATCCCGTCAACACCGGGTTTCTGGGTCTCGACCCACGTTAATATGATGGGAAGGTTCCTGAGAAGGGGAGAAGGACGGGAAGAGGGGGGAGATGataaggggaggaagggggagtggAAGAGAGAAAATAAGGAGTGTAAGAGCTGTTGTGTCTGAGTCAGACTATAGTTATTGTATCCAAAGCATTTTTTAAGTTTGGAGCTCTTGCTGTTTTAGTTATGGGTGCATttcagcaaacacacacacacacacacacacacacacacacacacacacacacacacacacacacacacacacacacacacacacacacacacacacacacacacacacacacacacacacacacacacacacacacacaacggccAGGGTCGTATCAGTGATAGAGCCCTTAACCTTCCACTAAGCCCCTGCAGCCGTCAGGAcaaaaccaggaagtgggaatgTTTATCCTGTGATAATAAGTCATCTTGTTTCCGTGCATACGCAAAATTAGGCCATTTCCTCCCAGCCTGCCGTCTCCACTAAATATCCGCTTCAGAGTCGCTTCTAGACACTCATCTATGGTCAGATTTCTGTTGTCAACTCTTAATGGTTAATGTGAGAATTTATGGAGAGCAACccgatcctagatctgtacctaaggGCAACTACCTGGAGAGTCTAACTAACAATTACCCTTACAGTTTACCTTCCCCAAGTCCTACCTTTAAGCATTAGGGGGAGACGCCAAACTGACCTTAGATTAGTCCGTGTTTAGGGTCTTCACCCTACTTGGAGTCTGACCGACTGATAAACTGACAAAACTGACTGTGTATACCGCCCTCTGCTGGCTGCTATCAGAATACATACTATACGCTcagtacacacagaaacactaatAACACACACCTCTCAACTAGGTAGTTGCGTAGCCCCTTGACCAGGCCCTTGACAATGGTCTTGACTCTGGGGGTGAGGATGGCCTGAGTCACGTGGAAGGACCCCATCTTAGCCCTCTCACCTAGTGTTGTCTCCAGGAACTAGAATCATAATCGTAATCATTATCAACATCAGTTGGATTTATATAGAATTTTTATATGAGATGTATCCCCTTATCTCATCCActacgaaacacacacacacacacacacacacacacacacacacacacacacacacacacacacacacacacacacacacacacacacacacacacacacacacacacacacacacacacactcactgacctGAAAGAGTTTGGTGGTGTCTGTAGTGTTAGCCCAAGGAGCTGGACACTTGTTGCCCGGCCATATCAATGGACAGCTCTCAGCTGACGGGTGGTGGTAGAATACTATGACCTGGGACACACAAGACTCAGATTCACTCTCGGAACATTTAGTTTCACACCTTAACCCTTAATCTGTCTATCTGCTAATTCATAATTATGACTCACCTATTGTACCGGTCTCGTCGCCTGTCTGATTACTACACACCTGTCACCTGCCAGGTAATCTGGCTCTAGAATCGATATTAGGGTCGCAGAACATAGAAACTCACCTGACCACATCTCTAAATGAGATGTttctgataaacacacacacacacacacacacacacacacacacacacacacacacacacacacacacacacacacacacacacacacacacacacacacacactcacaacaaaGGCGGAGTTCTGGTTGATGACCAATAACTCGCCCCAAGCCGACATACGGCTGTGTACATCCCGCCCCCAAGCCGACACAAGGCTGTGTACATCCCGCCCCCAAGCCGACACAAGGCTGTGTACATCCCGCCCCATTCCGACATACGGCTGTGTACATCCCGCCCCAAGCCGACAAAAGGCTGTGTACATCCCGCCCCCAAGCCGACACAAGGCTGTGTACATCCGGCCCCAAGCCGACACAAGGCTGTGTACATCCCTCCCCAAGCCGACACACGGCTGTGTACATCCCGCCCCAAGCCGACACACGGCTGTGTACATCCCGCCCCAAGCCGACATACGGCTGTGTACATCCCGCCCCCAAGCCGACACAAGGCTGTGTACATTCCTCCCCAAGCCGACATACAGCTGTGTACATCCCGCCCCCAAGCCGACACAAGGCTGTGTACATCCCGCCGCCAAGCCGACACAAGGCTGTGTACATCCCGCCCCAAGCCGACACACGGCCGTGTACATCCGGCCCCAAGCCGACACCAAAAATGCACTCAAAGATCTTTATTGGACCCTGGACAAGCTGGAGACCGCGTATCTGCAGCGTTCATTGTTGCAGGGGACTTTAGCAAAAGTAATTTGAGAACCGTGCTCCCAAATTAATATAAACACATTGACTTTCCAACTCATAGAGATTCAACGCTGGACCACTGCTACACACCTTTTCGACACGGTTATAAGGCCATCTCCCgtcctcctttcggcaaatctgaccatgactccattttgctccttcCCGCCTATAAACAAAGACTCAAGGAAAGTTCCAGTGGTCAGGTCTGTACATGCTGGTCTGACCCATCAGAATCCAGGTTCCAactgttttgatcacgtggactggaatatgttctgggttATTTCTGGCGATAACATCAATGAATAAGCAGACCCAGTCACCGGATTCATAAAATTATGTGATATCCTCCCCACCCCCTCAACAGACATCTACCCTGGCCCCACCCCAATGGAAATTTGTGACCGATTGGCtcaattcggtcttatgtagcaaactTTGTGTTTTTAACATTggatatcatttacatttacatttaagtcatttagcagacgctcttatccagagcgacttacaaattggtgcattcaccttatgacatccagtggaacagccactttacaatagtgcatctaaatcatgGATATCATGTTATCATACACTATCATTgcatatcatacactacagttgaggaacaatgggataGTAATTAttttgagaaaatgtcccttgaatgttttggtacacctactgaagagctcttctttgtctacatccattcagcatcgttcacacccccTTAagcttagccccacccatctctttaaggattcacatgtgcagccatgtgctaaacagtgagtacggtagtgtttTAAACAAcccaagactaaaggctggtttatattacgtctatcgacatgtctgtatacagttgtcgcagtgacatcatgaacattctattgtcatCCAACATCAAACTTGTTGTTGTCGTTATGAACAATTATAAACCCAAAAACGACAGCAGcctggtggtccaaaatagcataactggtgtattttaacagcaaTAAACCCACCCATTTACAAATATGTCAATCTAGCgaaccaggcaactaaaagcaactttctaaacaatATTTTGGTTCGTTTctagtttgctagctagctagataacattaAGTTAGTTGGCcagccagttcaaataatgaccatatcataTAGCTGACAACTCCTTAACTTTAGCTCATTTGTATtaattattacaggaaaataaacttACAACAATATaattatttacaagttaatggaaagctaattacagaaaatagcttaCGGTTGTGAGTGTGACGAAATAAAAGCAGGCATTCTACCAGAGAATTTTTGAACTTGGACACTGTCTCATTGGCCTAACTttatatcctaatttgactttggtgcaggtcatgttgttcttcacattatcatctctggtaaacacacactatatcaaacaAAGtctatgtttatttgtcacatgcacaggatacagaagatgtaaacagtacagtgaaatggttacctGAATAGTGGAGTCCTTTGTTtaaacatgtagctagctagctaaacaactaaccataatcccaactcataacgtaAATACACTGCATGAATctacaggtagctaaagctaaccaactacactgaacaaaaatataaacacaaaatgTAAAGAGCTGCAttaaaagatctcagaaatgttctatactcataaaaagcgtatttctctcaatttttgtgcacaaatttgtttacatcaccGTTAGTGAACATtttatcctttgtcaagataatccatccacctgataggtgtggcatatcaagaagcttattaaacagcatgattattatacaggtgcaccttgtgatggggacagtaaaaggccactttaaaatgtgttgttttgtcacacaacacaatgccacagatgtctcaagttttgagggagtgtgcaattggcatactgactgcaggaatgtctaccagaacttttgccagataattttatgttaatttctcaaccataagccgcctccaacgtcgttttagagaatttggcagtacgtccaaccacaGACCGCGtcagctcaggacctccacatctggtttcttcacctgcgggattgtcagAGGGGGGTAAGCGGGGTGCTGAGGAGATTTGCTGTTttcccttttgtggggaaaactaattctgattggctggtgtcacgccctgaccttagttatctttgttttctttattattttggttaggcccgggtgtgactagggtgggtatgttagcttttgtattgtctaggggtttttgtatatctaggtttttttgtaagtctaggtatttgtatgtctatggtggcctgaattggttcccaatcagaggcagctgtttatcgttgtctctgattggggaccatatttaggtagccatagtcccttgggtattttgtgggttcttgtctatgtgtagttgcctatCAGCACTCGTTTATATAGCTTCACattcattttgttattttgttagtttgttcagtgttctttcttCATTAAAAGAAGTATGTACGCGTACAACGCTGCGCCTTGATCTCCTCCATACAGAGAACGTGACAGGCTGGGCCTGACTCTACAGTGGGTAAACCATGGCTGCACtcctcccagtcatgtgaaatccatgaattagggcctaatttatttcaattgacagatttccttatatgaattaactccgcaaaatctttgaaattgttgcatttatattttgttcagtataggctcaatgttagctagctagctaaaagtacactttaacttgcaataaaaacaactttctgacaaaatatGAAATGGTTAATATCtgcaaatgtagctagctacactcTCTTACCCGTCCGTATACAAGGATgaatgcttctccctctgtcacagatgccatggttgcccatAGTTTGAAGATggaatccggagacaggtgttttgtaTATTAGCCTTATTTGTTCTCAACTAAATTCTCACTTGCAATCACGCCTGAATTTTCTCagtctccttagctatcatactgcATTCTACTAACttcaaaacttgatcctccagaaagttGAGAGCcttagcaacacttttgcagttcttcgtgatatctttcaaaaacgcCACGTTAGAAAAGATTACATCCACATACTGCAGCTATTGTTGTAGACAaaagcgtgctacatggcagactaatccaaactcctctctcggcatgtccaccccatccattatctcagccaatcatggctagcgggaaggttcctgtctttttctgtggctaaaccaactaggctcattaTTTAACAATCGTATTGtaatttacagatggcatacaattttgttattaaagcacatgaaagttcacatgttccagaaggcatttctgccaaaacaCACATTTGAATCAAACTTAATTacattcaaatgcctctcctgtgaagtagtgacgtgtgacatacacctagtttcctgaaacaagtcacatttatcatgctgaatagccaccactgctcctacccccctcacacacacacacgatacaaATACCAACACTATTCTTTCCCAAGCACTCTCAAACAcaagtgcaaacacacacaccaactgccTCCTGACTTAATCTTCTGTCATCCATTAAGACTTACTGGCTGCTTACAGACCgaaatagctgtgtgtgtgtgtgtgtgtgtgtgtgtgtgtgtgtgtgtgtgtgtgtgtgtgtgtgtgtgtgtgtgtgtgtgtgtgtgtgtgtgtgtgtgtgtgtgtgtgtgtgtgtgtgtgtgtgtgtgtgtgtgtgtgtgtgagaaagagagcgagagagacaaagagagaatcaATGTCTGTGAGATGAGATCCCTGATTGACAGGTTGAAATTGCTGCAGCAGCATTTAGTAAGCAATCCACTTTAGCTTCTACTGAAATCCTGACTCCACTATTACTCTAAAATGTCACACACACTCAACTTATAGATGACTGGGTCTTACTATCAGAGGTTCAACTATATCTGTAAGTGGAGGACGTGGAGGAGTGTTCACACTTTCTGacctcaccctgtctgtctcacctGGTACTTGTTCTCCCAGAGATAGTCCAGAGTGATCTCCTCAACAACGCCGATCTTGCAGAGTTTAGGTCCGAACACTTCCTGGAGCATGTTGATGAGGTAGGTGTGATGCTCCATCCCCATGGCGTAGTGATGGTTAAAGTCCAGGAACACCATCTCCTTACCATGGGCGTCCAGGAAAGAGTTAATGTCCGACAGACCGTCACGCacctgagagagagtgagagaagtcAATAGTAGGAGGAGACGTTTACTCTAGGTTTTCGTATAATAACATGTTTATTGATCTTCTAGGTGTCTGGCTATGGGGTCAGTACATCCACCTTGTGTCCAAACAGGCCATGGATGAAGTAGATCTCAGTACCAGACTCTCCAGGTTTGGATGACACACGCAGGTCAAAGTAACGAATCCCTGCATCCAGCTGCTCCTTAAACGTCAGGTTCTGGTGATAAAAGTCATATGCTGACAAAGACTGAGGATCCCATCTTTTCAATAGAGTATTGGTTAATCATCTGAACCAGTTGAACCCTCACCTGTGTCATGGACCACTTCTTCATGACTTTCTTGGAAACGAAACGGAAGGCTGTGGCCAGGTATTTGACTATGGCCTTCTGGTCAGGGCCCACCGGGGCCTTCACATCTACCCAGAAACTAAACGAGTCATGGGACcctgagagagaaggatgaggggagattgggagaaggaggggagagaggaatgaggagggttgagagggatgaggaggggagagagggaggagagggaggagggggagagggaggaagataggagagaaggatgaggaggggagagagtgaggaggaggggagagagggaggaagatgggagagggggaagaggagtggagagagggaggagagggagggagggagagagggagggaggaagatgggagagaaggatgaggaggggagagatggaggaggaggggagagagggaggaagaggggaagagacagatcAAGTGATATAGAGAAAGAAATGCCTTTTCAGTCTGGAAAAGGAAGTGAAGGTCCTTCTGCCGATATTATGAGTGGGCTAACCATCTTCTTTTGtgcattctctctccttctctctctctctgtttctctctccatcaaACACACAAACTCAGATCTCATGCAGGTAGTACAGATTAACACCAAGAACCCTCTCTGAATCCATTAGGCTTGCCTCACTACATTGTAAACAAAACAAATACATGCATGCCACATCCGTCTCACATACACGTCACACAGAAAATTAGTCACACCCCAGTTCCCCAGACCCACAGGTGCTGCATCACTGTTTTTCTCTCTAGCCCAACAGTAGCCTACGCTGTTCTCAGACAGAGAAGGTGCTAAACTTAATTTAGCTAAAGTGTGGCTTTGCTGTTAAAACCATATAACCCCAGATAGACTTTACCAGTGGGAGGTCATAAACCAAGTCAGAGCCAACAGTCATCATTATACGCCTCATGTCGACCGACATATGACAcccctacaacacacacacacacacacacacacacacacacacacacacacacacacacacacacacacacacacacacacacacacacacacacacacacacacacacacacacacacacacacacacacaatgtaaagTGCCGTcagaaattattcacaccccatgactttttctacatttttatgtgttacatcctgaaataaaattgataaaattgagatgtgtgtgtctctggcctacgcacaataccccataatgtcaaagtggaattatgatttttttttttttatttccaaattaataaaaaatgaaaaactttaatgttttgagtcaataagtattcaacacctttgttatTGGCAAGCCTAAATAGGTTCAGGAGTAAAAAGGTGCTGAACAAGTCGCATAATAAAATAGCATGAactcactcactctgtgtgcaataataatgtttaacattattttcaaggtccctcagtcaagtagtgAATTTAAAACACAGATTATACCACAAAGACCAgccaaaatcctagaggaaaacctggttcagtctactttccaacagacactgggagacaaattcacctttcagcaggacaataacctaaaacataagGTTATgttacactggagttgcttaccaagacaacattgaatctAGCACTGattaaca contains these protein-coding regions:
- the plcxd2 gene encoding PI-PLC X domain-containing protein 2 — encoded protein: MKTRPTGIGASNANWMSSLSPELTAMPLKHLAVPGSHDSFSFWVDVKAPVGPDQKAIVKYLATAFRFVSKKVMKKWSMTQNLTFKEQLDAGIRYFDLRVSSKPGESGTEIYFIHGLFGHKVRDGLSDINSFLDAHGKEMVFLDFNHHYAMGMEHHTYLINMLQEVFGPKLCKIGVVEEITLDYLWENKYQVIVFYHHPSAESCPLIWPGNKCPAPWANTTDTTKLFQFLETTLGERAKMGSFHVTQAILTPRVKTIVKGLVKGLRNYLVERNLPIILTWVETQKPGVDGINIITSDFVELTDFANTVINLNNLLLN